The window ATTCTCGCGGTGGTGGTTTTTCCAACTCCTCTTGGACCTGTGAAAAGAAATGCCTGAGCAAGATGATTATTCCTGATCGCATTTTTTAAAGTATTGGTAATAGAAGGCTGCCCAACTACCGTGTCAAAGGTAACTGGCCTGTATTTACGGGCGGAAACAATAAACTTATCCATGATGTAAGGGAGAGAAACAAAGATACAATTTGCAATTGAATGGAGGAGGGGTTTTGATAAATTGTAGTTGGGTTTTGGGTTCAAGAATTAAGCAAAGTATTTATACTCCTTTTTTCTCAGCATGAATCGTTCAACCCGGAACTCGAAACCCTGAATCAATTTGATGAATATTAATTTTATCGAATTGCCTGCAAACCTGCAACACCACTGACTTTACCTTCTTAGTTTTCAACAAACACTAGTATTTATCAACAATTCAGGGCATTTGCATTCCTGAAACTTGCAACAGGTGATGCCTCTAAGTACTTTTGATGAAGTCATTATTCCTAACCTTTAATCACTAAAAACTAAGAAGAAAATGAACAAAGCTGAACTGATTGATGCTATGGCATCAGAAGCCAAGATCACCAAAGCTGACGCTGGTCGTGCGCTGCAAGCATTTATGACTGTTACTTCCAAGACCTTGAAAAAAGGTGAGCGCGTAGCGCTGGTAGGTTTCGGTACCTTCTCTGTTGCTAAACGTGCTGCTCGTAACGGACGTAATCCACAAACAGGCAAGCCGATTAAGATTGCTGCTAAGAAAGTAGCTAAGTTCAAAGCCGGTGCGGAGCTTTCTTCCCGTATCAAGTAATTCCGCTTACCAATGCATAAAAAAACCCGCTCGAAGCGGGTTTTTTTATGCTCTTAAAATAATTATTATTCTCCTTTAAATTCCGGTTTTCTTTTTTCGAGAAATGCCTGAACACCTTCTTTGTAATCATACGTTTTTCCGGCTTCCTCCTGAAGCATTTCCTCTCTCTGCAATTGTTCTTCAAGCGTATTGGTCATCGATTCATTCAGCAATTTTTTAGTCAGCCAGATTCCACGGGTCGGCATTTGCGCAAGTGTTTCCGCGACTTTCATTGCTTCTTCTTTCAATTTCCCGTCTTCGCATACTTTGTACAACATTCCCATTTGCAAAGCTTCAGGAGCAGAAATTTTATCGCCCAGCATCATCAACGCGGAAGCTCTCTGAAATCCGATCAATCGAGGAAGAATGAAAGTGCCGCCACTGTCCGGTACCAATCCGATTTTACTGAAAGCCTGAATGAAAGACGCGCTGGCAGTAGCGAGTACAATGTCACATGCAAAAGCCAGATTCGCGCCCGCACCGGCTGCCACACCATTCACAGCACACACAACGGGCTTTTCCATCTTCCGGATCTTTAGAATGATCGGATTGTAATGCTCAGCGACTATTCTGCGTATACCCGGACCGTTAGGGTCAATTGCTTCCGCCAAATCCTGACCTGCGCAAAATGCCTTTCCTGAACCGGTGAGGAAGACAGCTCTGACTGTTTTATCCGCTGCTGCCTGATCAAGCGCTGCCTGCATAGCTAAGGCCATTTCCCTGTTAAAACTGTTGAACTTATCTGGACGGTTTAGTGTAATACTTGCGACGCCATTCCCGGCTTCGTATAGAATGAAGGAACTATTCATGGAGTGGATATTTTTTTGAGAATGGAAAATTAAACAGAGCAAGAATGAATTTCTGCTTTTTGTTCAATGGCATTTGAAATAATCAAAAGGTTCACGACAATCTTCGCAGCGATACAATGCTTTGCAGGCTGTGGAGCCAAACTGGCTCACAACCGATGTATTTGAAGAGCCACATCGCGGACAATTCACGATACGGGGCCTGCCTGTGATAAGACTCTTGTCAGGACTGCTTTTTTCGGGAGGAGCTATTCCGTACACCCGTAATCTTTCTTTGGCTTCCTCATTGATCCAGTCTGTGGTCCACACCTCATCAAATACAAGCCGTACTTCTACTTCCTCTATACCTTCTTCCTTCAGTTTGGAAACAATATCATTCTGAATAGCCATCATTGCCGGGCATCCTGAATAGGTAGGAGTAATATTGACAATTACCTTATGATCGTGAAGAATAATATCTCTGACAATTCCCAGATCTACAATACTGATCACAGGAATTTCAGGATCCGGAATCTGTTCCAGAATCTTCTCAATAATTTCTTTGGTGATAATTTTTGACATCCTTGATTTTGGCTTTACGAATATTGCAAAGCACGCTTCAATGAAACTTTACCATTCCGCACCCGGAAAAGCTCGTGGTAAAGCCTGCATTTCACTTAACAGATGTCCCAGGTGTTCGGTGTGTCTTCCCTCACGACTGCCTCGGATCATAAATACGTTATCAGGAACCTTTAGTGTAGCTGATTGAAAAACTTCCCTGACCTTCTTTTCCCAGGGTTGACGAATTAAATCAGTATTGACAGCAATACCTTGTTT of the Bacteroidota bacterium genome contains:
- a CDS encoding HU family DNA-binding protein, whose product is MNKAELIDAMASEAKITKADAGRALQAFMTVTSKTLKKGERVALVGFGTFSVAKRAARNGRNPQTGKPIKIAAKKVAKFKAGAELSSRIK
- a CDS encoding 2-(1,2-epoxy-1,2-dihydrophenyl)acetyl-CoA isomerase — translated: MNSSFILYEAGNGVASITLNRPDKFNSFNREMALAMQAALDQAAADKTVRAVFLTGSGKAFCAGQDLAEAIDPNGPGIRRIVAEHYNPIILKIRKMEKPVVCAVNGVAAGAGANLAFACDIVLATASASFIQAFSKIGLVPDSGGTFILPRLIGFQRASALMMLGDKISAPEALQMGMLYKVCEDGKLKEEAMKVAETLAQMPTRGIWLTKKLLNESMTNTLEEQLQREEMLQEEAGKTYDYKEGVQAFLEKRKPEFKGE
- the paaJ gene encoding phenylacetate-CoA oxygenase subunit PaaJ — encoded protein: MSKIITKEIIEKILEQIPDPEIPVISIVDLGIVRDIILHDHKVIVNITPTYSGCPAMMAIQNDIVSKLKEEGIEEVEVRLVFDEVWTTDWINEEAKERLRVYGIAPPEKSSPDKSLITGRPRIVNCPRCGSSNTSVVSQFGSTACKALYRCEDCREPFDYFKCH